In Chiloscyllium plagiosum isolate BGI_BamShark_2017 unplaced genomic scaffold, ASM401019v2 scaf_2605, whole genome shotgun sequence, the following proteins share a genomic window:
- the LOC122546883 gene encoding uncharacterized protein LOC122546883 isoform X1, whose translation MDTAQGETNTTLSGLQCYGCVPYCGIDPTNMNCTDPSNLVKYVGQQTHCLHSSATGTSCVLPCQILFSHNTDLASTRHPPNTGFSVLDPQQQNVIVKGCASESICRNPDVLMFYDLQPKEDFYCCQDRGCNRWDSGVSSVQTATVPLLPLIALVQSLFQSGL comes from the coding sequence GTGAAACAAACACCACCTTGAGCGGCCTGCAGTGTTACGGGTGTGTCCCGTATTGTGGCATCGATCCCACGAACATGAATTGCACAGATCCCAGCAATTTGGTGAAATATGTCGGGCAGCAGACACACTGTCTTCACTCCTCAGCTACAGGTACATCATGTGTCTTACCGTGTCAAATTTTATTCTCGCATAACACTGACTTAGCATCGACGCGTCATCCTCCGAATACTGGCTTCTCTGTTTTAGATCCCCAACAGCAGAATGTCATTGTTAAGGGCTGTGCTTCTGAGAGCATATGCAGAAACCCAGACGTCCTGATGTTTTACGACCTCCAGCCAAAAGAAGACTTTTACTGCTGCCAAGACAGGGGCTGTAACCGTTGGGATTCAGGGGTTAGCTCAGTACAGACAGCGACAGTCCCCCTCCTGCCATTAATTGCTCTTGTACAGAGTTTGTTTCAGTCAGGGCTGTGA
- the LOC122546883 gene encoding urokinase plasminogen activator surface receptor-like isoform X2: MDTAQGETNTTLSGLQCYGCVPYCGIDPTNMNCTDPSNLVKYVGQQTHCLHSSATDPQQQNVIVKGCASESICRNPDVLMFYDLQPKEDFYCCQDRGCNRWDSGVSSVQTATVPLLPLIALVQSLFQSGL; this comes from the exons GTGAAACAAACACCACCTTGAGCGGCCTGCAGTGTTACGGGTGTGTCCCGTATTGTGGCATCGATCCCACGAACATGAATTGCACAGATCCCAGCAATTTGGTGAAATATGTCGGGCAGCAGACACACTGTCTTCACTCCTCAGCTACAG ATCCCCAACAGCAGAATGTCATTGTTAAGGGCTGTGCTTCTGAGAGCATATGCAGAAACCCAGACGTCCTGATGTTTTACGACCTCCAGCCAAAAGAAGACTTTTACTGCTGCCAAGACAGGGGCTGTAACCGTTGGGATTCAGGGGTTAGCTCAGTACAGACAGCGACAGTCCCCCTCCTGCCATTAATTGCTCTTGTACAGAGTTTGTTTCAGTCAGGGCTGTGA